In the Polyangia bacterium genome, one interval contains:
- a CDS encoding ThuA domain-containing protein — MLIYTRTTGQRHDSIPVAADFIGRSAKLAGLTTETSEDTTKFTDAGLAPYGAVILLATTGEPFGPGTVGINALAAYVKNGGALVGIENATHAYDDPSDNSETYVGLLGADFAGHPGDFMSATCTKQGNHPSVAMLPANFNVMDEIYSFTRFRMDNQVVLTCASDHRPVSWYREEGAGRIFYTALGHSNEIWMMPPLVDQHVIPGLLWAMGR; from the coding sequence GTGCTCATCTACACGCGCACCACCGGACAGCGGCACGATTCGATCCCGGTGGCCGCAGACTTCATCGGCCGTTCGGCCAAGCTGGCCGGGTTGACCACCGAGACCAGCGAGGACACGACCAAGTTCACCGACGCCGGTCTGGCGCCGTACGGCGCGGTCATTTTGCTGGCCACCACAGGCGAGCCGTTCGGTCCCGGCACCGTCGGGATCAACGCGCTGGCCGCCTACGTGAAAAATGGCGGCGCGCTGGTGGGGATCGAAAACGCCACTCACGCCTACGACGATCCCAGCGACAACTCCGAAACCTATGTCGGCTTGCTGGGCGCCGACTTTGCCGGTCACCCGGGCGACTTCATGTCTGCGACTTGCACCAAGCAGGGCAATCATCCGTCGGTGGCGATGCTGCCGGCCAACTTCAACGTGATGGACGAGATCTATTCGTTCACTCGGTTTCGAATGGACAATCAGGTGGTCCTGACCTGCGCGTCGGATCATCGCCCGGTGTCGTGGTACCGCGAGGAAGGGGCGGGGCGGATCTTCTACACGGCGCTGGGGCATTCGAACGAGATCTGGATGATGCCGCCGTTGGTGGATCAGCACGTCATCCCCGGCCTCCTCTGGGCCATGGGCCGATAG